Proteins from a single region of Caloramator sp. E03:
- a CDS encoding DUF5317 domain-containing protein, translated as MFLEALIIGIIIGYILKGSLKNFEDIKLKALYLAVGAFFVEFILFSLVRRGILSRGYLTTLIYIIEYALIFLFIYLNRENKYILIMGFGFLLNALAIFSNGGAMPVSAKAAVAAGLAPSIDAVRASSEGLYVVQNEGTRLCFLGDIIPKTYLRHYVISIGDIIAAIGFMMFIIQGMKGKKTN; from the coding sequence ATGTTTCTTGAAGCATTAATTATTGGAATAATAATTGGATATATATTAAAAGGAAGCCTTAAAAATTTTGAAGATATAAAACTAAAGGCTTTGTATTTAGCTGTTGGGGCATTTTTTGTTGAATTTATTTTATTTTCTCTTGTAAGAAGAGGAATATTATCAAGGGGATATTTAACAACACTAATTTATATTATTGAATACGCACTTATATTTTTATTCATATATTTAAATAGGGAAAATAAATATATTTTAATTATGGGATTTGGATTTTTATTAAATGCCCTTGCAATTTTTTCAAATGGTGGCGCTATGCCTGTTAGTGCAAAAGCTGCTGTTGCAGCAGGGCTTGCACCTTCTATTGATGCTGTTAGGGCATCATCTGAGGGGCTTTATGTTGTTCAAAATGAAGGAACAAGGCTTTGTTTTTTAGGCGATATAATACCAAAGACTTATCTTAGGCATTATGTTATAAGCATAGGAGATATAATAGCCGCAATTGGATTTATGATGTTTATAATACAGGGCATGAAAGGTAAAAAAACAAATTAA
- a CDS encoding HD-GYP domain-containing protein: protein MKNKRLVIYLSMLYLIAAYSFYNSYKYLKVDVDLIDIAFFIILSIITESLSVGFKKIRISSGFAITVASIILFGGFWTMVIISLGMAFRIYKKPDRYIHVFNTPVYITLFNISNMAISAYSSSIAYNSFIRYSFSNNIFILEFLQIFSFIIVFLTVNSLIMAILMYSLSNNNILQEFVNTFRFGLLNIIAMAPFGYLLAYLYRNYNVAGILILMVPVLLARYTYYLYIEVKTKYLETVKALMHAVEARDKYTEGHSRNVAKIVEDIARELGYSESRVEQLIIASYLHDVGKIGIEDSILNKPGKLTEEEYNLIKSHPEIGYNILKDIKDFGDIPHLVRYHHERYDGKGYPWGKKAEELGKDVFILQLADAVDAMSTDRVYRKAMPWDEIKDELIKNSGTQFHPDIVNTFLKIKSKKA from the coding sequence ATGAAAAATAAAAGATTAGTAATATATCTTTCAATGTTATATTTAATTGCAGCATATTCTTTTTATAATTCATATAAATACTTAAAAGTTGATGTAGATTTAATTGACATTGCTTTTTTTATTATATTATCAATAATAACTGAATCCCTTTCTGTTGGTTTTAAAAAGATTAGGATTAGCTCTGGATTTGCAATTACAGTTGCATCTATTATTCTTTTTGGCGGTTTTTGGACGATGGTAATAATATCTTTAGGTATGGCATTCAGAATTTATAAGAAACCTGACAGATATATACATGTTTTTAACACACCTGTATATATAACATTGTTTAATATATCTAATATGGCAATATCTGCATATAGCTCATCTATTGCCTATAATAGTTTTATTCGTTATTCATTTAGTAATAATATATTCATACTTGAGTTTTTGCAGATATTTTCTTTTATAATTGTATTTTTAACGGTTAATAGTTTAATAATGGCTATACTTATGTACTCTTTATCAAACAACAACATCCTCCAGGAATTTGTTAACACATTTAGATTTGGCCTTTTAAATATAATAGCAATGGCACCCTTTGGATATTTACTTGCTTATCTTTATAGAAACTATAACGTAGCAGGAATATTGATACTTATGGTACCAGTTCTTCTTGCAAGATATACATATTACTTATATATAGAGGTAAAAACTAAGTATTTGGAAACTGTGAAAGCCCTTATGCATGCTGTTGAAGCGAGGGACAAATACACCGAGGGACATTCAAGAAATGTTGCAAAGATAGTAGAAGATATAGCAAGGGAGCTTGGCTATAGCGAGAGCAGAGTAGAGCAGCTAATAATTGCGTCCTATCTTCACGATGTAGGAAAAATAGGAATAGAAGACAGCATTTTAAATAAACCAGGTAAGCTTACTGAAGAAGAATATAATTTAATAAAATCCCACCCAGAAATTGGGTACAACATATTAAAGGATATTAAGGATTTTGGAGATATACCCCATCTTGTAAGATATCACCACGAAAGATACGATGGCAAAGGATATCCCTGGGGTAAAAAGGCTGAGGAGCTTGGAAAGGACGTTTTTATACTTCAGCTTGCCGATGCAGTTGATGCTATGTCAACGGACAGAGTATACAGAAAAGCTATGCCTTGGGATGAAATAAAAGATGAGCTTATTAAAAATAGCGGCACACAATTTCATCCGGATATAGTAAATACTTTTTTAAAGATAAAAAGTAAAAAAGCGTGA
- a CDS encoding MFS transporter, which yields MRKTANLLNPYKGLPKEIYVIFISRIVNSMGSFVMPLMTLILTQKIGLSKAQAGFYISIAGFLFMPMSIIGGKLVDTIGRKFIIMFFGFFGTILYIICGFMEPSTKMMYVIMAAGACHSISGPAYDALLADLTTPENRKGAYALVYMGWNIGFAVGPIIGGFLFQNHLPIVFIGDAATTIVSLILIGLFVKETIYLTKQDINDERRILEKREEGSTISILLKRPILLYFALIIFGYNFVYSQWSFMLPMQTSQNFKDAGPRYYGLIASFNGLIVMLFTPIMTKLTEKIKNIRCMFYGGLLYAVGFGMLGLIKSLPFFFVAAFIFTIGEIILSINVSPFIANHTPISHRGRMNAVLPMILGLGHTLGPMGMGKALSYISIENGWIILGGVVFVASLFMRCLEVYDDKNSAYV from the coding sequence ATGAGAAAAACAGCGAATCTATTAAATCCCTATAAAGGTTTGCCAAAGGAGATATATGTAATATTTATATCAAGAATAGTAAATTCTATGGGGAGTTTTGTAATGCCCTTAATGACACTTATACTTACGCAAAAAATAGGACTTTCAAAGGCCCAGGCCGGTTTTTATATTAGTATAGCTGGTTTTTTGTTTATGCCAATGTCAATTATAGGAGGCAAACTTGTAGATACAATAGGAAGAAAGTTCATTATAATGTTCTTTGGTTTTTTTGGAACGATTTTGTACATTATATGTGGTTTTATGGAGCCCTCAACAAAAATGATGTATGTTATTATGGCAGCAGGTGCATGTCATTCGATTTCAGGGCCTGCTTATGATGCCCTTCTTGCAGACCTTACAACCCCTGAGAATAGAAAAGGGGCTTATGCTTTAGTTTACATGGGATGGAATATAGGCTTTGCAGTAGGCCCAATTATAGGGGGATTTTTGTTCCAAAATCATCTCCCAATAGTATTTATAGGAGATGCTGCAACGACGATAGTATCCCTTATTCTTATAGGATTGTTTGTAAAGGAAACAATATATCTTACAAAACAGGATATAAATGATGAAAGAAGAATACTTGAAAAAAGAGAGGAAGGCTCTACGATTTCAATACTTTTAAAAAGACCAATACTTTTATATTTTGCATTAATTATTTTTGGATACAATTTTGTATATTCCCAATGGTCATTTATGCTTCCAATGCAAACAAGTCAGAATTTTAAAGATGCTGGACCAAGGTATTATGGATTAATTGCAAGTTTTAATGGTCTTATAGTTATGCTTTTTACTCCAATAATGACAAAATTAACTGAGAAAATAAAAAATATAAGGTGTATGTTTTATGGAGGCCTTTTGTATGCTGTGGGGTTTGGAATGCTTGGGCTTATTAAATCACTTCCATTCTTTTTTGTTGCAGCTTTCATATTTACAATAGGAGAAATAATTCTTTCAATAAATGTATCTCCTTTTATTGCTAATCATACTCCAATATCTCATAGAGGTAGAATGAATGCAGTATTACCTATGATTTTAGGACTTGGACATACCTTAGGACCTATGGGAATGGGAAAGGCTTTAAGTTATATAAGCATAGAAAATGGATGGATTATACTTGGAGGAGTTGTATTTGTAGCATCATTATTTATGAGATGCCTTGAGGTTTATGATGATAAAAATTCAGCTTATGTATAG
- a CDS encoding MSCRAMM family protein, protein MAGVIQDQYELGQSIKKSLSELGQEIRLDLSLKPNPNLEAGTIFGTVKDTQGNPISGATIKIMDRDHNPLAHTVTGPDGSYIISPFPPGPEYHIYAKADGYLLAEQLPFALLPRQQVEKNFILTRDPDALLSIIAGEVMDNQTPPRAVKGAIINLYQVDELGHETLIAVTYTNEFGQFTFRDLQKGNYIIRISGLGYIPVAISVVISADSTIAKVMATLNVDPQASKGTISGVITDNNNVPILDADVVLYRVEADGSLTPIAVTRTNDEGVYLFTKVPQGEYKIKSTKSITI, encoded by the coding sequence ATGGCTGGAGTTATACAGGACCAGTATGAACTTGGCCAGTCTATTAAAAAGTCGCTATCGGAGCTTGGTCAGGAGATAAGGCTTGACTTGAGTTTAAAACCCAATCCTAACCTTGAAGCAGGAACTATATTTGGAACGGTTAAGGATACTCAGGGGAATCCAATATCTGGCGCAACGATAAAGATCATGGATAGGGATCACAACCCCCTTGCCCACACCGTTACAGGACCAGATGGTAGCTATATAATATCTCCCTTCCCTCCAGGACCGGAGTACCATATATATGCCAAGGCAGATGGGTATTTGCTTGCTGAGCAGCTTCCCTTTGCGCTCCTTCCAAGGCAGCAGGTTGAAAAGAACTTTATTTTAACAAGGGATCCTGATGCTCTTTTATCAATAATTGCAGGTGAAGTAATGGATAACCAGACTCCTCCACGTGCTGTAAAGGGAGCTATTATTAACCTTTATCAGGTGGATGAACTTGGGCATGAAACCCTTATTGCTGTAACTTATACAAACGAATTTGGTCAGTTTACTTTTAGAGATTTACAGAAAGGAAATTATATTATAAGGATTAGCGGGCTTGGATATATACCTGTTGCAATTTCTGTTGTAATAAGCGCTGATTCTACAATTGCAAAGGTTATGGCAACCCTTAATGTTGATCCTCAGGCTTCAAAGGGTACAATCAGCGGTGTTATTACAGATAATAACAACGTTCCAATACTAGATGCAGATGTAGTTCTCTACAGAGTAGAAGCTGATGGAAGTCTTACACCTATTGCAGTTACAAGAACTAACGATGAAGGAGTTTACCTTTTTACAAAGGTTCCACAGGGAGAATACAAAATCAAATCAACAAAGAGCATTACAATATAA
- a CDS encoding metallophosphoesterase, with the protein MDNIKKILFNLSGKIYTPKYALGDYTKILHISDTPTTIYGSIINLAKKTNPDILIHTGDVADDIKLQMAPQLLNSYRVKVTRFLSSLTPYIKDRIIIVPGNHDNIDILKSINSVEILKEGSILNINDFKIGLSHSFNNLPKECTFYLYGHDKTLSNKKEYLNGIYYINIIDIERKKVIELSYPSGTDAYRTRKKKTGI; encoded by the coding sequence ATGGATAATATAAAAAAAATATTATTTAATTTAAGTGGAAAAATATACACCCCTAAATATGCGTTAGGTGATTACACTAAAATACTTCATATAAGTGATACTCCAACAACTATATACGGAAGTATTATAAATCTTGCAAAAAAAACAAATCCAGATATATTAATTCATACTGGTGATGTAGCTGATGACATAAAGCTGCAAATGGCCCCTCAGCTTTTAAACAGCTATAGAGTTAAAGTTACAAGATTTTTATCATCATTAACACCATACATTAAAGATAGGATTATAATCGTTCCTGGGAACCATGATAATATAGATATACTAAAATCTATAAATTCAGTTGAAATATTAAAAGAAGGAAGTATATTGAATATAAATGATTTTAAAATTGGGCTTTCCCATAGCTTTAATAATCTCCCAAAGGAATGCACATTTTATCTCTATGGCCATGACAAAACATTATCAAACAAAAAAGAATATTTGAATGGAATCTATTATATTAATATAATAGATATAGAAAGAAAAAAAGTAATAGAACTCAGCTATCCATCAGGGACAGACGCATATAGAACAAGGAAAAAGAAAACAGGTATTTAG
- a CDS encoding DUF362 domain-containing protein — protein sequence MSKVAVIRCDSYDYDKVKESIKRGIELIGTLESFVKEGERILLKPNMLTGEAPEKCVTTHPVVFKAVAQILREGGAVLSYGDSPALQTPEFAARKCGIEEVAKELDIKFADFNSGEEVTFKEGIQNKRFTIAKGVLECDGIISLPKLKTHGLTKLTGAVKNQFGCIPGKLKGEFHVKLPNVNDFAKMLIDLNKFLKPRLYIMDGIYAMEGNGPRGGTPKKMNVILISSDPVALDSVVCRMVNVNPEYVPTIKFGKEMGLGTYIENEIELVGDDLEQFIDNSFSVNRTPVTPFKPLNFIGGHLRNYIVPKPYIDINKCVKCGVCINICPVEPKAVNWDKNDRKKAPVHNYKKCIRCYCCQELCPESAISIKVPFIRRIIEGKNK from the coding sequence ATGTCAAAGGTTGCGGTAATAAGATGTGACAGTTATGATTACGACAAGGTAAAAGAGAGTATTAAAAGGGGGATAGAACTAATTGGTACTTTAGAGAGTTTTGTTAAAGAAGGGGAGAGAATACTTTTAAAGCCTAATATGCTTACAGGGGAGGCTCCTGAGAAATGCGTCACTACTCATCCTGTGGTTTTTAAAGCTGTTGCACAGATTTTAAGAGAAGGTGGGGCAGTTTTATCCTATGGCGATTCTCCCGCGCTTCAAACACCTGAGTTTGCGGCAAGAAAGTGCGGGATAGAAGAAGTAGCTAAAGAGCTTGATATAAAATTTGCAGATTTTAATAGCGGCGAGGAAGTAACCTTTAAAGAAGGAATACAGAATAAAAGGTTTACTATTGCAAAGGGAGTTTTGGAGTGCGATGGCATTATAAGCCTTCCAAAGCTTAAAACCCACGGTCTTACAAAACTAACTGGAGCAGTTAAAAATCAGTTTGGATGTATTCCAGGAAAGCTTAAGGGAGAGTTTCATGTAAAGCTTCCTAATGTAAATGATTTTGCTAAGATGCTTATTGATTTAAATAAATTCTTAAAGCCAAGGCTTTATATAATGGATGGAATATATGCAATGGAAGGAAACGGCCCCAGGGGAGGAACTCCTAAAAAGATGAATGTTATTCTAATATCCTCTGATCCTGTTGCCCTTGACAGTGTTGTATGCAGGATGGTGAATGTTAATCCTGAATATGTTCCTACTATAAAGTTTGGGAAAGAAATGGGACTTGGGACTTATATTGAAAATGAAATTGAACTTGTGGGGGATGACTTAGAGCAGTTTATTGATAATAGTTTTAGCGTAAATAGAACTCCTGTTACTCCTTTTAAGCCTCTTAATTTTATAGGGGGGCATTTAAGAAACTATATTGTTCCAAAACCATATATAGATATAAATAAATGCGTAAAATGTGGAGTATGTATTAATATATGTCCTGTTGAGCCAAAAGCAGTAAATTGGGATAAGAATGACAGAAAGAAAGCTCCAGTTCATAACTATAAAAAATGTATAAGGTGTTATTGCTGTCAGGAACTTTGCCCAGAGAGTGCTATTAGTATTAAGGTTCCATTTATAAGAAGAATAATAGAAGGTAAAAATAAATAA
- a CDS encoding carboxypeptidase regulatory-like domain-containing protein has protein sequence MYRTFAIYVANMNSNTVSVVDSGSDKVLSTIPVGSAPYSIAKTSDGKYIFSMNSGDGTVSMIETTTSNVISVINVGSFPIAGVVSLDNRYLYVACRDSEMVSVIDISLRTVIGNIVLNFKPVKLELSPDGRKIFALCINSLSIPVIDTETNTIIKRIALPGTSYYTPTDFKISPNGKTAFFVSFQRPAIVGIDAENLTVIEPIISFSSGVLNPTSVCISPDSNYVFVTGVSKSSGVIMRIKETLPTKILTTKIVYAVPYKSIITSDSSRLIVLNNISGSITIFDTNNLDKYTSQYLGGALTDIVLTPSCKYAYITNQPLKAIIKMDIINKVPLLALPIGDFPIASQGTYIDLPTPPSMKLFRPLVKDTEPFDLAKDGTATVDINPSLIMDAEGNIFGIVTDPDNNPISNAEVKVIDEDNHTVNFDYTDSRGKFMFRLVPSKEYSLVVVSPDHLLSKIIPFSLTSGEQKEMDVKLTEAEISSLGVLLGEMIDENMLGIRNGVANLYKKTDGGDAFFAHGYSEVKGLYRIPYIPLGLYTLKIQVPGYVPYESLVIFDREYLVAITTSRLSLDTSNPKGKISGRVMYYNAPVANSLLELYKKDGESYITVSVTSTDENGYYEFKNLPAGNYFIECKKLVESQI, from the coding sequence ATGTATAGAACCTTTGCCATATATGTTGCAAATATGAACTCTAATACCGTAAGTGTAGTCGACAGCGGCTCAGATAAAGTTCTTTCAACAATCCCCGTTGGCTCTGCACCATACAGCATAGCTAAAACATCCGACGGGAAATATATTTTTTCTATGAATTCAGGGGATGGAACTGTAAGCATGATTGAAACAACAACAAGCAATGTTATCTCTGTAATAAACGTAGGAAGTTTTCCTATTGCAGGAGTAGTAAGCCTCGACAATAGATATTTATACGTTGCATGCAGAGACAGTGAGATGGTGTCAGTAATAGATATAAGTTTAAGAACCGTTATCGGAAATATTGTATTAAACTTTAAACCAGTAAAACTTGAACTCTCTCCTGATGGCAGAAAAATATTTGCATTATGCATTAACTCCCTTTCAATACCTGTAATCGATACGGAAACTAATACAATTATTAAAAGAATAGCTCTTCCTGGGACATCCTATTACACTCCTACGGATTTTAAAATATCTCCAAATGGAAAGACTGCCTTTTTCGTAAGCTTTCAAAGACCTGCAATAGTTGGAATCGATGCTGAAAATCTGACAGTAATTGAGCCTATAATATCTTTCTCCTCAGGAGTTTTAAATCCCACATCTGTTTGTATTTCACCAGACAGCAATTATGTTTTTGTAACCGGTGTCAGCAAAAGCAGCGGAGTTATAATGCGTATAAAAGAAACCCTTCCAACAAAAATATTAACAACAAAAATCGTATATGCAGTTCCTTACAAATCAATTATAACTTCCGATAGCAGCAGACTTATAGTGCTTAATAATATATCGGGGAGCATAACTATATTTGATACAAATAATCTCGACAAATACACAAGCCAATATCTCGGAGGAGCACTTACGGATATAGTATTAACCCCGAGCTGCAAATATGCCTATATAACTAACCAGCCTCTTAAGGCTATTATTAAGATGGATATAATTAATAAGGTACCACTCCTTGCGCTTCCAATAGGAGATTTTCCAATAGCATCACAGGGAACCTATATAGACCTTCCAACTCCTCCTTCTATGAAACTTTTTAGGCCCCTTGTTAAAGATACAGAGCCCTTTGACTTAGCAAAGGACGGAACTGCAACAGTTGACATTAACCCTTCTCTTATTATGGATGCTGAAGGGAATATATTCGGAATTGTAACAGATCCGGATAATAACCCTATTTCCAATGCAGAAGTCAAAGTCATAGATGAAGATAACCATACAGTGAACTTTGACTATACAGACTCAAGGGGTAAATTTATGTTCAGGCTCGTACCTTCAAAAGAATACTCCCTTGTTGTGGTCTCTCCAGACCATCTGTTATCAAAAATAATACCCTTTTCATTAACATCAGGAGAGCAGAAGGAAATGGATGTAAAACTTACAGAGGCCGAAATCTCTTCCCTTGGAGTGCTGCTTGGAGAAATGATTGATGAGAATATGCTTGGTATTAGAAACGGTGTTGCAAATCTTTATAAAAAAACAGATGGAGGCGATGCCTTTTTTGCTCATGGATACTCTGAAGTAAAAGGACTTTACAGGATACCCTATATACCTTTAGGATTATATACTTTAAAAATACAAGTTCCTGGATATGTCCCCTATGAAAGTCTTGTAATATTTGACAGGGAATATCTTGTTGCAATAACAACTTCAAGACTATCCTTAGATACTTCAAATCCAAAGGGAAAAATTTCTGGAAGAGTAATGTATTACAACGCCCCAGTTGCTAACTCTTTGCTTGAACTTTATAAAAAGGACGGAGAATCCTATATAACTGTTTCAGTAACTTCAACTGATGAAAATGGATACTATGAATTTAAAAATTTGCCCGCAGGAAACTACTTTATTGAATGCAAAAAACTTGTAGAAAGTCAAATATAA